The Falco rusticolus isolate bFalRus1 chromosome 15, bFalRus1.pri, whole genome shotgun sequence genome has a segment encoding these proteins:
- the RRAD gene encoding GTP-binding protein RAD, translated as MTLNRGDKLRYLDKRRGSMPFSVHQQLHRRSMPVDERDLRAALPQGELSGLVRCTSYSPGEAHRESWASDSSDSVISSGSDSDSNLYKVILLGEHGVGKTSLARIFGGVEDCADAEEAGNTYDRSIIVDGEEASLVVFDIWEQDDSQWLQNHCMKMGDAYIIVYSVTDKVSFEKASELRIQLRRARQTEDIPIILVGNKSDLVRSREVSVDEGRACAVVFDCKFIETSAALHHNVKDLFEGIVRQIRLRKDSKEDNARRMANTKRRESISKKAKRFLGRIVAKNNKKMAFKAKSKSCHDLSVL; from the exons ATGACTCTGAACCGCGGCGACAAGCTGCGCTACCTGGACAAGCGGCGCGGCAGCATGCCCTTCTCCgtgcaccagcagctgcaccGGCGAAGCATGCCGGTGGACGAGCGGGACCTGCGGGCCGCCCTGCCGCAGGGCGAGCTCTCCGGCCTGGTGCGCTGCACGTCGTACAGCCCCGGCGAGGCGCACCGGGAGAGCTGGGCCTCCGACTCCTCCGACTCCGTCATCTCCTCGGGCAGCGACTCCGACAGCAACCTCTACAAGGTGATCCTGCTGGGCGAGCACGGCGTCGGCAAGACCAGCCTGGCGCGCATCTTCGGCGGCGTGGAGGACTGCGCGGACGCGGAAGAGGCCG GGAATACATACGACAGATCCATTATAGTGGACGGAGAAGAAGCGTCTCTCGTGGTGTTTGACATATGGGAGCAG GATGACAGCCAATGGCTTCAGAACCACTGTATGAAGATGGGAGACGCCTATATTATTGTATATTCAGTGACAGACAAAGTTAGTTTTGAAAAGGCCTCTGAGCTAAGAATCCAGCTAAGAAGAGCAAGGCAAACAGAAGACATTCCTATTATTCTTGTGGGCAATAAAAGCGATCTGGTCAGGTCCCGGGAAGTCTCAGTTGATG AGGGACGGGCCTGTGCTGTTGTGTTTGACTGCAAATTCATCGAGACCTCAGCCGCTCTTCATCATAACGTCAAGGACCTGTTTGAAGGTATCGTTCGGCAAATTAGACTTCGCAAAGACAGTAAAGAAGACAATGCTAGGAGAATGGCCAACACAAAAAGGCGAGAAAGCATAAGCAAAAAGGCAAAGCGATTCCTTGGGAGAATTGTGGCAAAGAACAATAAGAAGATGGCTTTCAAAGCAAAATCGAAGTCTTGCCACGACTTATCTGTGCTTTAG